A genomic window from Flavobacterium phycosphaerae includes:
- the rpiB gene encoding ribose 5-phosphate isomerase B, translating into MKISIGNDHAGPDYKKAIVTFLEQKGHQVLNHGTDTFDSVDYPDFGHPVATDVETGKADFGIVICGSGNGINMTVNKHQGIRSALCWTKEIATLARQHNDANIISIPARFTSIQQAVDMVDAFLTTSFEGGRHANRVNKIACQ; encoded by the coding sequence ATGAAAATCTCTATTGGAAACGATCACGCCGGACCCGATTATAAAAAAGCTATAGTAACCTTTTTAGAACAAAAAGGCCATCAAGTATTGAATCACGGAACCGATACTTTTGACAGTGTTGATTATCCCGATTTTGGTCATCCGGTTGCGACTGATGTAGAAACCGGGAAAGCCGATTTTGGTATAGTGATTTGCGGTTCCGGAAACGGCATCAATATGACAGTTAATAAACATCAAGGAATTCGTTCGGCTTTATGCTGGACCAAAGAAATCGCTACTTTGGCACGCCAACACAATGATGCTAATATTATCAGTATCCCGGCACGATTTACTTCTATACAACAAGCCGTAGACATGGTTGATGCATTCCTAACCACTTCCTTCGAAGGCGGAAGACATGCTAACCGTGTCAATAAAATTGCCTGTCAATAA
- a CDS encoding DUF2007 domain-containing protein, with the protein MTEFITVATFNFPHEIMVLKTILEREGIPHLFQNENLVSTDPLASIAYGGIQLKIHPNDIETVQQILDDLNNNLKIV; encoded by the coding sequence ATGACTGAGTTTATAACTGTAGCCACTTTTAATTTTCCTCATGAAATCATGGTTTTAAAAACTATTTTAGAAAGGGAAGGCATTCCTCATTTATTTCAAAACGAAAACTTAGTTTCAACTGATCCGTTGGCAAGTATAGCCTATGGCGGCATCCAATTAAAAATACATCCCAACGATATAGAAACTGTACAACAAATTTTAGATGACTTAAACAACAATTTAAAAATTGTTTAA
- the rnr gene encoding ribonuclease R → MSKKPKKFGKNTKTFSEKIFKILSKNANKPFNYKQIAAILELDDTKSRNEIIKDLKILAAQKLIIESEPGKYLVKASSQKYYEGTIDMTSRKTAYFVCDELENDVFVPFVNLNHALDGDKVKAYVYDRRSSRKPEAEVLEILERHKEEFVGVVDIQKNFGFVTTANAKMYTDIFIPKNKLGDAEHGDVVLVKLEDWPAKADSPFGSVIKVLGKPGEHNTEIHAILAEYGLPYDFPIEVDAFANKIDTTITQEEIAKRRDMRKVLTFTIDPKDAKDFDDALSFQVLENGNYEIGVHIADVSHYLKEGTILDDEAYKRATSVYLVDRVVPMLPEVLSNFACSLRPHEEKYTFSAVFELNQKAEVLDSWFGRTVIYSDQRFAYEEAQQIIETKSNIIPAEISLTGAAYKAPAEIVNATLKMDELAKILRRKRMAAGAISFDKVEVKFNLNEESEPVGVFFKISKDANHLIEEFMLLANRKVAEFIGKQKKTFVYRIHDEPNEDKLINLQTVISKFGYSINMKSKQDISKSLNNLLNEVNGKKEQNLVDTLTIRSMSKAKYSTENIGHYGLAFDFYSHFTSPIRRYPDVMAHRLLQYYLDGGKSVNQEEYEEKCAHSSDMEGLAAQAERDSVKYMQVKYMQDHKDQEFLGVISGVTEWGIYVEIIENKCEGMVRIREIKEDYYTFDEKQYALVGAVTKGLLQLGDEVYVKVKNADLVKKQLDFHFIRRKE, encoded by the coding sequence ATGAGTAAGAAACCCAAAAAGTTCGGAAAGAATACCAAAACATTTTCCGAAAAGATTTTTAAAATATTATCCAAGAATGCCAATAAGCCATTCAACTACAAACAAATAGCTGCTATCCTGGAACTGGATGATACCAAAAGCAGAAACGAAATTATCAAAGATTTAAAAATTTTAGCCGCTCAAAAACTGATTATAGAATCCGAACCCGGTAAGTATTTGGTTAAAGCCAGCAGTCAAAAATATTATGAAGGAACTATCGACATGACTTCGCGCAAGACGGCTTATTTTGTTTGTGACGAATTAGAAAATGATGTTTTTGTCCCTTTTGTCAATTTGAATCATGCCCTCGATGGTGATAAAGTAAAAGCCTATGTGTATGATAGAAGAAGCTCCAGAAAACCCGAAGCGGAAGTTCTTGAAATTTTAGAACGCCATAAAGAAGAATTTGTTGGTGTGGTTGATATCCAAAAGAATTTTGGTTTCGTCACAACTGCTAATGCCAAAATGTACACCGATATTTTTATCCCAAAAAATAAATTAGGCGATGCCGAACACGGAGATGTAGTTTTAGTTAAGTTAGAAGATTGGCCGGCTAAAGCAGATTCGCCTTTTGGTTCGGTAATTAAAGTTTTAGGAAAACCGGGAGAACACAATACTGAAATTCACGCTATCCTTGCCGAATATGGTTTGCCTTATGATTTTCCGATTGAAGTGGATGCTTTCGCTAATAAAATAGATACCACTATAACGCAGGAGGAAATCGCCAAACGTAGAGATATGCGTAAAGTATTGACTTTTACCATTGACCCAAAAGATGCTAAAGACTTTGATGATGCGTTGTCGTTTCAAGTTTTAGAGAATGGTAATTACGAAATCGGTGTGCATATTGCCGATGTTTCCCATTATTTAAAAGAAGGAACTATACTGGATGATGAAGCTTATAAAAGAGCAACTTCGGTGTATTTAGTTGACAGAGTGGTACCTATGTTACCGGAAGTGTTATCTAATTTCGCTTGTTCGTTAAGACCTCATGAGGAGAAATATACTTTTTCTGCAGTTTTTGAATTAAATCAAAAAGCGGAAGTTTTAGATTCCTGGTTTGGAAGAACTGTGATTTATTCAGACCAACGTTTTGCTTATGAAGAAGCACAGCAGATTATTGAAACTAAATCGAATATAATTCCGGCCGAAATTTCGTTAACCGGTGCAGCATACAAAGCCCCGGCAGAAATTGTAAACGCTACGCTTAAAATGGATGAATTGGCTAAAATTCTTCGCAGAAAAAGAATGGCAGCAGGAGCGATTTCGTTTGATAAAGTGGAAGTAAAATTCAATTTAAATGAAGAATCGGAACCGGTGGGTGTATTCTTTAAAATTTCAAAAGATGCTAATCATTTAATTGAAGAATTCATGTTGTTGGCCAATCGCAAAGTGGCCGAATTTATAGGTAAACAAAAGAAAACTTTTGTCTATCGTATTCACGACGAGCCTAATGAAGATAAGTTGATTAACCTGCAAACGGTGATTTCTAAATTTGGGTATTCGATTAACATGAAATCGAAGCAAGACATCTCAAAATCGTTGAATAATTTATTAAACGAAGTCAATGGTAAGAAAGAACAAAATTTGGTTGATACTCTTACGATTCGAAGTATGAGTAAAGCCAAATATTCGACTGAAAACATTGGCCATTATGGTTTAGCTTTTGATTTTTACAGTCATTTTACGTCACCCATTCGACGTTATCCGGATGTCATGGCCCATCGATTGTTGCAGTATTATTTAGATGGCGGAAAAAGTGTAAACCAGGAAGAATACGAAGAAAAATGTGCTCACTCCAGCGATATGGAAGGTTTGGCCGCTCAAGCCGAAAGAGATTCCGTGAAATACATGCAAGTAAAATATATGCAAGATCATAAAGATCAGGAATTCTTAGGGGTAATTTCAGGTGTAACCGAATGGGGAATTTATGTAGAAATCATTGAAAATAAATGTGAAGGCATGGTTCGTATCCGTGAAATCAAAGAAGATTATTATACGTTTGACGAAAAGCAATATGCTTTGGTAGGTGCTGTTACCAAAGGATTATTACAATTGGGTGATGAAGTTTATGTGAAAGTAAAAAATGCCGATTTGGTTAAAAAACAACTGGATTTTCATTTTATAAGAAGAAAAGAATAG
- a CDS encoding head GIN domain-containing protein, whose translation MKKLVFGLGLISSIAFGQVEKNVGDFTKVTSFDQIDVLLIPGNENKVIIDGSDADDVELINKKGELKIRMPLTKMLGGDNISVTVYFKTINAVEVNEGSRIACGDKIKTNNFDIIAKEGSEVKLILAVSKLNVRVANGSKIYLEGSAQNQEVLVNSGGIYEAETFITKETKITTNAGGVALIYATDLLNAKIRAGGNISIYSKPKQFTKEVIAGGTFNFVEKAK comes from the coding sequence ATGAAAAAGTTAGTTTTTGGTTTAGGATTAATCAGTTCTATAGCTTTTGGGCAAGTAGAGAAAAATGTGGGTGATTTTACCAAAGTCACTTCTTTTGACCAGATTGATGTTTTATTAATTCCAGGTAATGAAAACAAAGTAATTATAGACGGAAGTGATGCCGATGATGTAGAGCTAATCAACAAAAAAGGCGAATTAAAAATAAGAATGCCATTGACCAAAATGTTAGGTGGCGATAATATTTCGGTCACCGTTTATTTTAAAACTATCAATGCTGTAGAAGTTAATGAAGGTTCCAGAATTGCTTGTGGTGATAAAATAAAAACCAACAATTTTGACATTATTGCCAAAGAAGGATCGGAAGTAAAATTGATTTTAGCGGTTTCAAAATTAAATGTCAGAGTGGCTAACGGTTCTAAAATTTATTTGGAAGGATCTGCTCAAAATCAGGAGGTTTTAGTGAATTCAGGAGGAATTTATGAAGCGGAAACTTTCATAACCAAAGAAACTAAAATAACTACCAATGCCGGTGGCGTAGCTTTAATTTACGCTACTGATTTACTCAATGCTAAAATCAGAGCCGGTGGAAACATCTCGATATACAGTAAACCAAAACAATTTACTAAAGAAGTGATAGCCGGTGGTACTTTCAACTTTGTTGAAAAAGCAAAATAG
- a CDS encoding LysE family translocator, translating into MILLNDILSAIPLGFFLSFMIGPVFFVLLETSVVKGFRAAVMFDLGVVLADIIFILIAFFSSYRLIQSIKNDPALFIFGGLVMLTYGIISFVKNKKESKKSIDEIDPKELAKTNYFSLFIKGFFLNFINIGVLGFWLAILITIGPQLQLNATRMLTFFTTLILSYFVTDIFKILLAKQLRNQLNPKNILLIKKFISIVLIICGVVLLSQAWFPKEQKMVNKAFEKLEEKN; encoded by the coding sequence ATGATTTTACTTAACGATATTTTATCTGCCATTCCGCTCGGTTTCTTTCTTAGTTTTATGATTGGACCTGTTTTCTTTGTTTTACTGGAAACCAGTGTTGTCAAAGGATTCAGAGCAGCAGTGATGTTTGATTTAGGTGTTGTTTTAGCCGATATTATTTTTATTCTAATAGCTTTTTTTAGTAGTTATCGTTTAATACAAAGCATCAAAAATGATCCGGCATTGTTTATTTTCGGCGGGTTGGTAATGCTTACTTATGGCATTATATCCTTTGTTAAAAATAAGAAGGAATCCAAAAAAAGCATAGACGAAATTGACCCGAAAGAATTAGCTAAAACCAACTACTTCTCTTTATTCATTAAAGGTTTTTTCCTGAACTTTATCAATATTGGAGTATTGGGATTTTGGTTGGCTATCCTAATTACGATTGGTCCGCAATTGCAGTTGAATGCCACAAGGATGCTGACATTCTTTACCACATTAATCCTAAGTTATTTTGTTACTGACATTTTTAAAATATTGTTAGCGAAACAATTGCGTAACCAACTCAATCCAAAGAATATCCTTTTAATCAAGAAATTTATAAGTATCGTTTTAATTATTTGCGGCGTTGTTTTATTGTCTCAAGCTTGGTTTCCTAAAGAACAAAAAATGGTTAACAAAGCGTTTGAAAAGCTAGAAGAAAAGAACTAA
- the folB gene encoding dihydroneopterin aldolase has translation MGTIKLQNIRTFSFHGCLEEEARIGSDYRVDLEIKTDLRKSSVSDELKDTVDYVLLNQIVEEEMAIRSKLLEHVAHRIISRIFREIPSVSRILLGVSKLNPPIGGDVEAVTIEMEEYRN, from the coding sequence ATGGGAACTATTAAATTGCAAAATATCAGAACTTTTTCATTTCACGGCTGCTTGGAAGAGGAAGCCAGAATTGGTTCTGACTATCGGGTTGACTTAGAAATTAAAACCGATTTAAGAAAATCTTCCGTTTCGGATGAGTTAAAAGATACCGTAGATTATGTGCTTTTAAACCAAATTGTAGAAGAAGAAATGGCTATTCGTTCTAAATTACTGGAGCATGTAGCACACAGAATCATTAGCAGAATATTCAGAGAAATACCATCTGTCTCCAGAATTTTATTGGGCGTTTCAAAATTGAATCCACCTATTGGCGGTGATGTTGAAGCGGTTACCATTGAAATGGAAGAATATCGTAATTAA
- a CDS encoding glutamine--tRNA ligase/YqeY domain fusion protein: MSTEEKSLNFIEQIIEEDLKNGLSNDKLRFRFPPEPNGYLHVGHASAICLNFGLGIDYQAPVNLRFDDTNPAKEEQEYVDAIKKDIEWLGYQWASECYASDYFQQLYDWAVEFVKKGKAYVDSQSSEDMAKQKGTPTQVGTDSPFRNRSVEENLDLLKRMKNGEFPNGTHILRAKIDMAHTNMLMRDPIMYRILHSHHHRTGDKWCIYPMYDWAHGESDYLEQISHSFCTLEFLPHRELYDWFLDQVYDETKVRPKQREFARRNLSHTVVSKRKLLQLVEEKHVTGWDDPRMSTISGMRRRGYPPMAIRNFAKTIGIAKRTNLIDVSLLEFCVREELNKTTHRVMAVLNPVKLVITNYPEGNEEWLEAENNPEEEVMTYRKVPFSKELYIEREDFQEEANKKFFRLTLGTEVRLKNAYIIKGESVVKDADGNIIEIHCTYDTDSRSGSGTEASQRKVKGTIHWVSIAHAITAEVRIYDRLFSHESPDGNKEIDFKEFINPNSLEVITGYVEPSLQSAKNLDQFQFQRLGYFCVDKDSSDQKLVFNKTVGLRDTWAKVEAKD; encoded by the coding sequence ATGTCAACAGAAGAGAAGTCCCTTAATTTCATTGAACAAATTATCGAAGAAGATTTGAAAAACGGTTTGTCTAATGATAAATTACGTTTTCGTTTTCCGCCGGAACCTAATGGGTATTTGCATGTAGGTCATGCCAGTGCTATTTGTTTAAATTTTGGTTTAGGTATTGATTATCAGGCACCGGTAAATTTGCGTTTTGATGATACCAATCCGGCCAAAGAAGAACAAGAATATGTTGATGCCATTAAAAAAGATATTGAATGGTTAGGATATCAATGGGCTAGCGAATGTTATGCTTCTGATTATTTCCAACAATTATATGATTGGGCCGTTGAGTTTGTAAAAAAAGGAAAAGCTTATGTTGACAGCCAATCTTCAGAAGATATGGCCAAACAAAAGGGAACACCAACACAAGTAGGTACCGATTCTCCTTTCAGAAACCGTTCTGTTGAAGAGAATTTAGACTTATTGAAGCGAATGAAAAATGGTGAATTTCCTAACGGAACCCATATTCTTCGTGCCAAAATTGATATGGCTCACACCAATATGTTGATGCGTGATCCGATTATGTATCGAATTTTGCATTCACATCACCATAGAACAGGAGACAAATGGTGTATTTATCCTATGTATGACTGGGCTCATGGCGAAAGCGATTATTTAGAACAAATATCTCACTCATTCTGTACACTTGAATTCTTACCGCATCGCGAATTATACGATTGGTTTTTAGACCAAGTTTATGATGAAACTAAAGTTAGACCAAAGCAAAGAGAATTTGCCCGAAGAAATCTTTCACATACCGTAGTTTCTAAAAGAAAACTATTGCAATTAGTTGAAGAAAAACATGTTACCGGATGGGATGATCCTCGTATGAGCACTATTTCAGGAATGAGAAGACGCGGTTATCCACCCATGGCGATTCGAAATTTTGCCAAGACTATCGGAATTGCTAAACGTACCAATTTGATTGATGTTTCGTTGTTAGAATTTTGCGTTCGTGAAGAATTGAATAAAACAACCCACCGTGTGATGGCTGTTTTAAACCCTGTCAAGTTGGTAATTACCAATTATCCGGAAGGAAATGAAGAGTGGTTAGAAGCTGAAAACAATCCGGAAGAAGAGGTGATGACCTACCGTAAAGTACCTTTTTCCAAAGAATTGTATATCGAAAGAGAAGATTTTCAGGAAGAAGCCAATAAGAAATTTTTCCGTTTAACTCTTGGCACTGAAGTACGTTTAAAAAATGCTTACATTATTAAGGGAGAAAGCGTTGTAAAAGATGCTGATGGCAATATTATCGAAATACATTGTACTTATGATACGGATTCCCGAAGTGGAAGCGGTACAGAAGCCTCACAAAGAAAGGTAAAAGGAACGATTCATTGGGTTTCCATTGCTCATGCCATTACGGCTGAAGTTCGTATTTATGATCGTCTGTTCTCGCATGAAAGTCCGGATGGCAATAAAGAAATCGACTTCAAAGAATTTATCAACCCGAATTCCTTGGAAGTAATCACCGGTTATGTGGAACCAAGTTTGCAATCCGCCAAAAATTTAGACCAATTTCAATTCCAACGATTAGGTTATTTTTGTGTTGATAAAGATTCGTCGGACCAAAAATTGGTTTTTAACAAAACAGTTGGTCTAAGAGATACTTGGGCAAAAGTAGAAGCTAAAGACTAA
- a CDS encoding YtxH domain-containing protein has product MSTRNNSLIALLAGAAVGVGLGILFAPDKGSKTREKIKDGLDDLKEGAKEKFTNSKDELKETMDELLSKSSYKAEEAITYLEEKLAELKKQNAKLHK; this is encoded by the coding sequence ATGTCAACAAGAAATAATAGCCTCATAGCTCTTTTGGCGGGGGCAGCTGTCGGAGTTGGATTAGGAATTTTGTTTGCTCCTGATAAAGGATCAAAAACCAGAGAAAAAATAAAAGACGGTTTAGATGATTTGAAAGAAGGGGCAAAAGAAAAGTTTACTAATTCAAAAGACGAGTTAAAAGAAACTATGGATGAGCTACTTTCAAAATCAAGTTACAAAGCGGAAGAAGCTATAACTTACTTAGAAGAAAAATTAGCCGAGCTTAAAAAGCAGAATGCCAAACTTCATAAATAA
- a CDS encoding phage holin family protein — MALEEIKDNLEDIQENTQAYIETSLAYYKLWGFKVAMKSTTLLFKFALIAICLTIVLLFLSVAGALAIGQLVNSNVLGFLIVAGIYLVLAFLLFLIKDKIVEGPILEKFSEIFFND, encoded by the coding sequence ATGGCACTAGAAGAAATTAAAGACAATCTGGAAGATATTCAGGAAAACACTCAGGCCTATATTGAAACCAGTTTAGCATATTACAAGCTTTGGGGTTTCAAAGTGGCTATGAAGTCAACGACTTTACTCTTCAAATTTGCTCTGATTGCTATTTGTTTAACAATTGTTCTGTTGTTTTTGTCTGTAGCAGGAGCTTTAGCTATAGGTCAGTTGGTCAATAGCAACGTATTAGGATTTCTAATTGTGGCAGGAATCTATTTGGTCTTGGCTTTTCTTTTGTTTTTAATAAAAGACAAAATTGTAGAAGGTCCTATCTTAGAGAAATTCTCCGAAATATTTTTTAATGACTAA
- a CDS encoding DUF6327 family protein, producing the protein METKKYSSYAQIEHDLEILRVEREIHYQKIRLSFDKTKESLVPSKTISLLGTIYENVFSGTLGTIIKTLIPILINWYLNKKRGD; encoded by the coding sequence ATGGAAACTAAAAAATATTCTTCTTATGCTCAGATTGAACATGATTTGGAAATCCTCAGAGTTGAAAGAGAGATTCATTACCAAAAAATACGTTTGAGTTTTGACAAAACCAAAGAAAGTTTAGTACCATCAAAAACTATTTCTCTGCTTGGTACTATTTATGAAAATGTATTTTCAGGAACCCTTGGGACAATTATAAAGACATTAATTCCAATATTAATTAATTGGTATTTAAACAAAAAAAGAGGCGATTAA
- a CDS encoding SPFH domain-containing protein, whose product MPFIFIFLFIGLVLLFSSFFTVKQQTAVVIERFGKFLSIRNSGLQLKLPIIDRIAGRVNLRIQQLDVIIETQTKDNVFIKMKVSVQFKVIQEHVYEAFYKLEYPHDQITAYVFDVVRAEVPKLILDDVFVRKDDIAIAVKRELNEAMMAYGYDIINTLVTDIDPDIQVKNAMNRINAAEREKTAAMFESDAQRIRIVAKAKAEAESKKLQGQGIADQRREIAKGLVESVEVLNNVGINSQEASALIVITQHYDTLQAIGADTNSNLILLPNSPQAASDMLNNMVTSFTASSIMGEQMKNQPKRVKDRGNKTSMDYNPSDTSNPEEPTK is encoded by the coding sequence ATGCCATTTATTTTTATCTTTTTGTTTATTGGTCTTGTGCTGCTTTTCTCTTCCTTTTTTACGGTTAAACAACAAACAGCTGTTGTGATTGAGCGCTTTGGGAAATTCCTGAGCATTCGAAATTCGGGTTTACAACTTAAGCTTCCCATCATCGACAGAATTGCCGGTCGTGTGAATTTAAGAATTCAACAATTAGACGTTATCATTGAAACGCAGACCAAAGACAATGTGTTCATTAAAATGAAAGTTTCGGTTCAGTTTAAAGTAATTCAGGAACATGTTTATGAAGCTTTTTACAAACTGGAATATCCTCATGACCAAATTACCGCTTATGTTTTTGACGTAGTGCGTGCCGAAGTACCGAAGTTAATTTTGGATGATGTTTTTGTTCGAAAAGACGATATTGCTATTGCCGTGAAACGCGAATTAAACGAGGCTATGATGGCTTATGGATATGACATCATCAATACTTTGGTTACTGATATTGATCCGGATATTCAGGTGAAAAATGCCATGAACCGTATTAATGCTGCCGAAAGAGAAAAAACAGCCGCGATGTTTGAATCAGATGCTCAACGAATCCGAATTGTAGCCAAAGCTAAAGCAGAAGCGGAAAGTAAAAAATTACAAGGACAAGGTATTGCGGATCAACGTAGAGAAATTGCTAAAGGATTAGTTGAAAGCGTTGAAGTTTTAAACAATGTAGGTATCAATTCACAGGAAGCTTCAGCCCTGATTGTAATTACACAACATTATGATACCCTTCAGGCTATTGGTGCTGATACTAATTCAAACTTGATTTTATTACCTAATTCTCCACAAGCAGCCAGCGATATGTTGAACAATATGGTCACTAGTTTTACTGCTTCAAGTATTATGGGAGAACAAATGAAAAATCAACCCAAAAGAGTAAAAGACAGAGGAAACAAAACCTCAATGGATTATAATCCTTCCGATACTTCAAATCCTGAAGAACCAACTAAATAA
- a CDS encoding outer membrane beta-barrel protein, with protein MKKKFSLLLLAITSFAFSQYGYRDSNMIGITLGLNQFTLNTSDIEAKPGTGWNIGLSMRGNFYNDWDAIYGLQFSEYNYKIVTKKGVSSDRDVNYKLPCANVTFQLSYKFIENHLSVEFGPMMQINGNAQIEKSDEANIVKGTAVTAKDFTKMGTVGVYPVIGITAGVRNARLNLTYQYGLTNMLGKVEGDFSGHASVINGNVIFYF; from the coding sequence ATGAAAAAGAAATTTTCACTTCTATTACTAGCCATTACTTCCTTTGCCTTTTCTCAATATGGCTATCGCGATTCCAATATGATTGGAATAACTTTGGGATTAAATCAATTTACTTTAAATACTTCTGATATTGAAGCCAAACCGGGAACAGGTTGGAATATCGGGCTTTCTATGAGAGGAAATTTTTATAACGATTGGGATGCTATTTATGGCCTACAGTTTAGTGAATACAATTATAAAATAGTAACCAAAAAAGGAGTATCAAGTGATCGAGATGTTAATTACAAATTACCTTGTGCTAATGTCACTTTTCAGTTGAGTTATAAATTTATCGAAAATCATTTAAGTGTAGAATTTGGACCCATGATGCAGATAAATGGTAATGCTCAAATTGAAAAATCGGATGAAGCTAATATCGTAAAAGGCACAGCTGTAACCGCTAAAGATTTTACTAAGATGGGCACTGTGGGTGTTTATCCGGTTATAGGAATCACAGCAGGAGTTAGAAATGCCAGGTTAAATCTAACTTATCAATATGGACTGACTAATATGCTGGGAAAAGTTGAAGGTGATTTTTCGGGACACGCTTCTGTGATTAACGGCAATGTGATTTTCTATTTTTAA
- the gltX gene encoding glutamate--tRNA ligase: MSRPVRVRFAPSPTGPLHIGGVRTALFNYLFARKHNGVFYLRIEDTDQNRFVPGAEAYIFEALEWLGISPSETVGKNEKFGPYRQSERKPLYKQYADQLVNSGWAYYAFDTAEALDAHRKQHEAEGKTFIYNWHNREKLDTSLVISKEETEKRIAAGEDYVIRFKTPVNETLHLHDIIRGDIKFETNLLDDKVLFKSDGMPTYHLANIVDDHLMETSHVIRGEEWLPSMPLHCLLYKAFGWEAPAFAHLPLILKPIGNGKLSKRDGDKMGFPVFPLEWKSEEGISSGYREKGFFPEAVVNFLALLGWNDGTDQELFSLEELVEKFDLNRVHKAGAKFDPDKNKWFNHQYLQKQSDESLAKSYAYYLHEKGIEVDYTTLVKIVSLIKERANFVSEFWEMSNFFFEAPTTYDEKATKNWNEHTPRLMQELISVIENVSDFTSVNIETIVKDWMTQNEIGMGKVMQPFRLSLVGALKGPHLFDIVELIGKEETIKRLEKAIENL; the protein is encoded by the coding sequence ATGTCAAGACCCGTTAGAGTTCGTTTTGCTCCCAGTCCTACCGGACCGTTACACATTGGTGGTGTTCGTACTGCCCTGTTTAATTATTTATTTGCCCGAAAACATAATGGCGTTTTCTATTTACGCATAGAAGATACCGACCAAAATCGTTTCGTTCCCGGAGCAGAAGCCTACATCTTTGAAGCTTTAGAATGGTTAGGTATATCGCCAAGCGAAACGGTTGGAAAGAACGAAAAATTTGGCCCTTACCGCCAATCGGAAAGAAAACCATTGTACAAACAATATGCGGATCAATTGGTAAATTCGGGTTGGGCTTATTATGCTTTTGACACGGCTGAAGCATTGGATGCGCATAGAAAACAACACGAAGCGGAAGGGAAAACTTTTATTTACAACTGGCACAATCGCGAAAAACTCGATACCTCTTTAGTTATTTCTAAAGAAGAAACCGAGAAAAGAATTGCTGCCGGAGAAGATTATGTCATTCGATTTAAAACACCGGTTAATGAAACATTGCATTTGCATGACATTATTCGTGGCGATATTAAGTTTGAAACCAATTTACTGGACGATAAAGTTTTATTCAAAAGTGATGGAATGCCAACCTATCATTTGGCTAATATAGTTGATGACCATTTGATGGAAACATCACACGTCATTCGTGGTGAAGAATGGTTGCCTTCGATGCCGTTGCATTGTTTGTTGTATAAAGCTTTTGGTTGGGAAGCACCTGCGTTTGCCCATTTACCATTGATATTAAAACCAATAGGCAACGGAAAATTATCGAAACGCGATGGCGATAAAATGGGCTTTCCGGTATTTCCATTGGAATGGAAAAGTGAAGAAGGGATTTCCTCAGGTTACAGAGAAAAAGGATTTTTCCCGGAAGCGGTGGTTAACTTTTTAGCACTATTAGGCTGGAATGACGGCACAGATCAAGAATTATTTTCATTAGAAGAATTGGTTGAAAAATTTGATTTAAACAGAGTTCACAAAGCCGGAGCTAAGTTTGATCCTGATAAAAACAAATGGTTCAATCACCAATATTTACAGAAACAAAGCGATGAAAGTTTGGCAAAAAGCTATGCTTATTATCTTCACGAAAAAGGAATTGAGGTAGATTATACGACCTTAGTAAAGATAGTTTCGTTAATAAAAGAGCGTGCAAATTTCGTTTCTGAGTTCTGGGAAATGAGTAATTTCTTTTTTGAAGCACCAACTACTTATGATGAAAAAGCCACTAAAAACTGGAATGAACATACACCACGTTTAATGCAGGAATTGATTTCGGTAATAGAAAACGTAAGTGATTTCACTTCGGTAAATATAGAAACCATTGTAAAAGACTGGATGACTCAAAATGAAATTGGGATGGGTAAAGTGATGCAGCCTTTCCGTTTGAGTTTGGTAGGTGCGTTAAAAGGCCCTCATCTTTTTGATATTGTAGAACTCATCGGCAAAGAAGAAACGATCAAACGTTTGGAAAAAGCCATTGAAAATTTATAA